The following coding sequences lie in one Polynucleobacter sp. HIN7 genomic window:
- the grpE gene encoding nucleotide exchange factor GrpE — protein MSDQKSEQQAADNTTSEVNEQPPLSIEEELAELKTKLAEMQDNFLRAKAEGENIRRRAAEDIAKAHKFAIENFAEHLIPVSDSLYAALATEAGDAKAFKEGLEITLKQLIAAFEKGRLVEINPEPGAKFDPHQHQAISMVPSDQEPNTVVSVLQRGFLIADRVLRPALVTVSQAK, from the coding sequence ATGAGTGATCAAAAATCTGAGCAACAAGCAGCTGATAACACAACATCCGAAGTGAATGAACAGCCTCCCCTGAGTATCGAAGAGGAGCTAGCAGAGCTCAAGACCAAGCTTGCTGAAATGCAAGATAACTTCTTGCGTGCCAAAGCTGAAGGTGAAAATATTCGTCGTCGCGCTGCTGAAGATATTGCAAAGGCCCACAAATTCGCTATTGAAAATTTTGCGGAGCACTTGATTCCAGTGAGCGATAGCCTATATGCCGCTTTAGCCACTGAGGCTGGCGATGCAAAAGCGTTTAAGGAAGGCCTCGAGATCACCCTAAAGCAACTCATTGCTGCCTTCGAAAAAGGCCGTTTGGTTGAGATTAACCCTGAGCCTGGGGCTAAATTTGATCCCCACCAGCATCAGGCAATCTCCATGGTCCCATCGGATCAAGAGCCCAACACGGTGGTCTCAGTCTTGCAAAGGGGCTTTTTGATCGCCGATCGGGTTTTAAGACCCGCTCTAGTGACTGTTAGCCAAGCAAAATAA
- the hemH gene encoding ferrochelatase, with amino-acid sequence MKTNPHLRTSRTGILLINLGTPEAPTRAAVKTYLRQFLSDPRVVEIPRIIWWFILHGIILPIRSGASAKKYASIWLKEGSPLLVYSQAQAQGLRDRFAGEDSNVIVDLAMRYGKPSISEVLKRFQEANVERLLVLPLYPQYSATTSASSFDEVFSVLKTWRNQPELRIVKHYHDHGAYIESLRQQIEAYWAQHGRPDFSMGAKLIMSFHGLPKRNLMQGDPYHCECLKSGRLLGEALGLEPANYHVTFQSRFGRAEWLKPYTALTIEELGKAGCPQMDIVCPGFPADCLETLEEIAMEGQEIFHEHGGKEYRYIPCLNDDTNFISALHAIALEHMHGWSTELESPAVLELRNQRAQIAETAITAG; translated from the coding sequence TTGAAAACAAACCCTCATTTAAGAACCTCGCGGACCGGCATTTTATTGATTAATCTGGGTACCCCAGAGGCGCCCACGCGCGCGGCGGTGAAAACCTACTTAAGGCAATTTTTGTCGGATCCTCGGGTCGTTGAAATTCCGCGCATCATCTGGTGGTTCATTTTGCATGGCATTATTTTGCCGATTCGCAGCGGCGCCTCAGCGAAGAAATATGCTTCGATCTGGTTAAAAGAGGGCTCTCCTTTGCTAGTCTATTCGCAAGCACAGGCTCAAGGTTTGCGGGATCGCTTTGCGGGCGAGGATTCCAATGTGATCGTGGACCTGGCGATGCGGTACGGCAAACCATCTATTTCCGAAGTCCTCAAACGTTTTCAAGAAGCAAATGTTGAGCGTTTATTGGTATTGCCTTTATACCCTCAATATTCAGCGACCACGAGCGCCTCAAGTTTTGATGAAGTGTTCTCGGTCCTTAAAACATGGCGCAATCAACCCGAACTTCGAATTGTGAAGCACTATCATGATCATGGCGCTTACATTGAGTCTCTCCGTCAACAGATTGAAGCCTACTGGGCGCAACATGGCCGACCCGATTTTTCAATGGGCGCCAAACTTATCATGTCGTTTCATGGCTTGCCCAAACGAAATTTGATGCAAGGCGATCCCTATCATTGCGAATGTTTGAAATCAGGCCGCTTGTTAGGAGAGGCACTGGGTTTGGAGCCGGCCAATTATCACGTCACCTTCCAGTCTCGCTTTGGTCGTGCGGAATGGTTAAAGCCTTACACTGCCTTGACGATTGAGGAGCTTGGGAAGGCAGGCTGCCCGCAAATGGATATCGTTTGTCCTGGTTTCCCGGCAGACTGCCTAGAGACCTTGGAAGAAATTGCTATGGAGGGTCAGGAGATTTTTCATGAGCATGGTGGCAAAGAGTATCGTTATATCCCCTGCTTGAATGACGATACTAATTTCATTTCAGCTTTGCACGCAATTGCTTTAGAGCATATGCATGGTTGGTCAACAGAGCTTGAGTCCCCTGCAGTTTTGGAGCTTCGCAATCAGCGTGCCCAGATAGCAGAGACCGCGATTACTGCTGGATAA
- the dnaJ gene encoding molecular chaperone DnaJ has product MATGKRDFYEVLGVGKNASDEELKKAYRKLAMKYHPDRNPDNPSAEAKFKEAKEAYETLADPQKRNAYDQYGHAGVDPSMSGFGGAAGGFADAFGDIFGDIFGQGRSSGPQVYKGADLRYNMEITLEQAAEGYTTQIRVPSWSNCKTCNGSGAEPGSKIEECPTCDGRGQVRIAQGFFSMQQTCPKCRGTGQYIPKPCKTCHGSGKIKEQKTLEIKIPAGIDDGMRVRSVGNGEPGINGGPSGDLYVEVHVKEHPVFERDGSDLHIQMPVSFATATLGGDIEVPTLGGRVELTIPEGTQTGKTFRLRGKGIKQLRSSLLGDLYVHVLLETPVKLSEEQKALLSQFDESLRSGGKKHSPQQEGWFDRMKSFFN; this is encoded by the coding sequence GTGGCAACTGGTAAACGTGATTTTTATGAAGTGCTAGGGGTTGGTAAAAATGCCAGCGATGAGGAGCTTAAAAAGGCTTATCGCAAATTAGCCATGAAATACCATCCTGATCGCAACCCTGATAATCCATCCGCCGAGGCAAAGTTCAAAGAGGCCAAGGAAGCCTACGAGACACTGGCGGACCCCCAAAAGCGCAATGCGTACGATCAGTACGGCCATGCTGGCGTTGACCCTAGCATGAGTGGATTTGGGGGCGCTGCAGGTGGTTTTGCTGATGCCTTTGGTGATATCTTTGGTGATATCTTTGGTCAAGGAAGAAGTTCTGGTCCTCAGGTTTATAAGGGCGCTGACCTGCGCTACAACATGGAGATTACCCTCGAGCAAGCCGCTGAGGGTTACACCACGCAAATTCGAGTGCCCAGCTGGAGTAATTGCAAAACCTGTAATGGTTCTGGCGCAGAGCCAGGCTCAAAGATTGAAGAATGCCCAACCTGTGATGGCCGCGGCCAAGTCAGGATTGCTCAAGGCTTTTTCTCAATGCAACAAACCTGCCCTAAGTGTCGTGGCACGGGCCAATACATACCCAAGCCCTGTAAGACCTGTCATGGCAGCGGCAAGATCAAAGAGCAAAAGACTCTCGAAATTAAGATCCCAGCCGGCATTGATGATGGTATGCGGGTGCGCTCCGTCGGTAATGGTGAGCCGGGTATTAACGGCGGACCTTCGGGCGATCTCTACGTCGAAGTGCATGTCAAAGAGCACCCCGTATTTGAGCGTGATGGCAGCGATTTGCATATTCAAATGCCTGTTTCATTTGCGACCGCCACCTTGGGTGGTGATATTGAAGTTCCTACGCTTGGCGGCAGAGTTGAGCTAACGATTCCCGAGGGAACTCAAACCGGCAAAACCTTCCGTTTGCGCGGCAAAGGAATTAAGCAGCTGCGTTCTTCCCTATTGGGCGATTTGTATGTGCACGTCCTGCTTGAGACCCCGGTGAAGTTATCCGAGGAACAAAAAGCATTGCTCTCTCAATTTGATGAGTCACTTCGAAGCGGTGGTAAAAAACACAGTCCTCAACAAGAGGGTTGGTTTGATCGCATGAAGAGTTTTTTTAATTAA
- the hrcA gene encoding heat-inducible transcriptional repressor HrcA, which yields MMDDRSKVLLKTLIERYIEEGQPVGSRTLSRFSGLDLSAATIRNVMADLEDLGLVTSPHTSAGRIPTPRGYRLFVDTMLTIRPLEEVASKQAEQSLYPDAPQKVISSAAQLLSNLTHFAGVVMTPKRSQVFKHIEFLRLGEGKILLILVTPEGDVQNRILPTNQDYSPAQLTEASNFINAHFSGKSFSEVRSRLRAELDHLRSDIAGLMALALENGVSDTGLNHPDVVISGERHLLDVGELSSNLSKLRKMFDMLEQKSLLMQLLDVSSHADGIQIFIGGESELLPYEDLAVISAPYSVDGQVVGTLGVIGPTRMAYDRVIPIVDITSKLLSGALSSP from the coding sequence ATCATGGATGATCGTTCAAAAGTTCTGCTCAAAACCTTAATCGAGAGATATATCGAGGAAGGCCAGCCAGTAGGCTCGCGGACCCTGTCACGCTTTTCAGGATTAGATCTCTCTGCGGCGACGATTCGGAATGTAATGGCTGATCTTGAGGATCTTGGTTTGGTGACCAGTCCTCATACTTCAGCAGGACGCATTCCAACCCCGCGTGGTTACCGTTTGTTTGTCGACACGATGTTGACCATTCGACCCCTAGAGGAGGTGGCTTCTAAACAGGCTGAGCAATCACTATATCCCGATGCTCCCCAAAAGGTGATCAGTTCTGCTGCTCAGCTCTTATCGAATCTGACGCATTTTGCTGGCGTGGTCATGACCCCGAAGCGCTCCCAAGTCTTTAAACACATTGAGTTTTTGCGCCTTGGTGAAGGCAAGATTTTGTTAATTCTGGTGACTCCCGAGGGGGATGTTCAAAATCGCATCTTGCCAACCAACCAAGATTACAGCCCAGCACAGCTGACAGAGGCAAGTAATTTCATTAATGCTCATTTTTCAGGAAAGAGTTTTTCAGAGGTCCGCAGTCGCTTGCGCGCAGAGTTAGATCATTTGCGGAGTGACATTGCTGGATTAATGGCACTCGCCCTCGAAAATGGTGTGAGTGATACGGGATTAAATCACCCAGATGTGGTGATCTCGGGAGAGCGCCACCTGCTCGATGTAGGTGAGTTGAGCTCCAATCTGAGTAAATTACGCAAAATGTTCGATATGCTGGAGCAAAAATCCTTGCTCATGCAATTGTTGGACGTATCCAGTCATGCCGATGGTATCCAGATCTTTATTGGCGGAGAAAGCGAGCTGTTGCCCTATGAGGATTTGGCGGTGATCAGCGCTCCCTATAGCGTGGATGGGCAAGTGGTGGGAACACTCGGCGTGATCGGGCCTACTCGAATGGCGTATGATCGCGTGATTCCGATTGTGGATATCACCTCGAAGCTACTGAGCGGCGCCTTGAGCTCTCCTTGA
- a CDS encoding NAD kinase, with protein sequence MLSPSSKPLQKKFRRVTLVGKHQADGIGQHLLELAQILRNHGCELSIEASTATHLPEANLQVIQLQDFQKSTDLAVILGGDGTMLGIGRQIAGTGVPLLGINMGRLGYMTDIPFEDAKTVLPPMIDGHYEIDERSLLEASVWRNNQEIHRGLALNDVVVNRSGLSGMVELKVHVNGSFMYNQRSDGLIVSTPTGSTAYALSAGGPILHPRVPGIVLVPIAPHALSNRPIVLAQESQITIEVAGGREVIVNFDMQSLTKLQIGDRVEVKRSNKSISLLHPLGHSDYQTLREKLHWNEYPSTF encoded by the coding sequence ATGTTAAGCCCATCAAGCAAACCCCTGCAGAAGAAGTTTAGGCGCGTAACCCTTGTGGGTAAGCACCAAGCAGATGGTATTGGCCAGCATTTACTTGAATTAGCCCAAATCCTCAGAAATCATGGCTGTGAGCTCAGCATTGAGGCATCCACGGCGACCCATTTGCCTGAGGCTAATTTGCAGGTTATTCAACTCCAGGATTTCCAGAAATCCACTGATTTGGCGGTTATTTTGGGGGGTGATGGCACCATGCTCGGCATTGGTCGCCAGATCGCTGGGACGGGGGTACCGCTTTTGGGAATCAATATGGGGCGTTTGGGTTATATGACCGACATCCCTTTTGAAGACGCCAAAACGGTTCTACCGCCCATGATTGATGGTCATTATGAAATCGATGAACGATCCCTTCTAGAGGCTAGTGTGTGGCGCAACAATCAAGAGATTCATCGTGGCTTAGCCTTAAACGATGTGGTCGTAAATCGCTCAGGACTGTCAGGGATGGTGGAACTCAAGGTGCATGTCAACGGCTCTTTTATGTACAACCAGCGCTCCGATGGCCTGATTGTGTCTACTCCAACTGGCTCAACCGCATACGCGCTCTCAGCAGGCGGTCCAATTTTGCATCCCCGCGTGCCAGGGATTGTGCTAGTACCAATCGCCCCCCATGCCCTCTCCAATCGACCTATCGTATTGGCCCAAGAATCGCAAATTACGATCGAAGTTGCCGGTGGACGAGAAGTGATTGTGAACTTTGATATGCAATCATTAACCAAATTACAAATCGGTGATCGGGTTGAGGTAAAGCGCTCGAACAAATCCATCTCCCTCTTACACCCACTGGGGCACAGTGACTACCAGACCCTAAGAGAAAAATTGCACTGGAACGAGTATCCTTCCACGTTTTAA
- the dnaK gene encoding molecular chaperone DnaK, translated as MGKIIGIDLGTTNSCVAVIENNAPKVIENAEGARTTPSIIAYMEDGEVLVGAPAKRQSVTNPKNTIYAVKRLIGRKFTDAEVQKDIRLMPYSIIAADNGDAWVSVRDKKIAPQQVSAEVLRKMKKTAEDYLGEEVTEAVITVPAYFNDSQRQATKDAGRIAGLEVKRIINEPTAAALAFGLDKQDKADRKIAVYDLGGGTFDVSIIEIANVDGEKQFEVLSTNGDTFLGGEDFDQRIIDWIIAEFKKEQGVDLSKDVLALQRLKDAAEKAKIELSSSQQTEINLPYVTADASGPKHLNLKLTRSKLESLVEELITRTMGPCQVAMKDAGVSAADIDDVILVGGQTRMPKVQEQVKAIFGKEPRKDVNPDEAVAVGAAIQGSVLAGDRKDVLLLDVTPLSLGIETLGGVMTKMIPKNTTIPTKHAQVFSTAEDNQPAVTIKCFQGEREMASANKLLGEFNLEGIPPSPRGLPQIEVTFDIDANGILHVTAKDKASGKENKITIKANSGLSEDEIQRMVKDAEANAEEDRKLLELVTVRNTADALAHSTKKALDEHGASLDASEKSAIEAALKELEEAIKGSDKAAIESKTEALAKASQKLGEKAYAAEQAKANPGAANPAGEAKANNDAEVVDADFKEVDDKK; from the coding sequence ATGGGAAAAATTATTGGAATTGACCTAGGAACTACTAACTCCTGCGTCGCAGTTATTGAGAACAACGCCCCGAAAGTCATTGAAAACGCTGAGGGTGCTAGAACCACTCCTTCCATCATTGCGTATATGGAAGACGGAGAGGTATTGGTTGGTGCGCCTGCTAAGCGGCAATCAGTCACCAATCCAAAAAATACAATCTACGCGGTTAAGCGTTTAATCGGTCGCAAATTTACCGATGCAGAAGTGCAAAAAGATATTCGCTTAATGCCTTACAGCATCATCGCCGCAGACAATGGCGATGCCTGGGTATCGGTGCGCGATAAGAAAATTGCCCCTCAGCAAGTATCGGCTGAAGTTCTACGCAAAATGAAAAAGACTGCCGAAGATTATTTGGGCGAAGAGGTCACCGAGGCGGTGATCACGGTACCTGCTTACTTTAATGATAGTCAGCGTCAAGCCACGAAAGATGCTGGTCGGATTGCCGGTCTGGAAGTTAAGCGCATCATTAATGAGCCTACTGCTGCTGCTTTAGCATTTGGATTGGACAAGCAAGACAAGGCTGATCGCAAGATTGCTGTTTATGACCTGGGCGGTGGCACCTTCGACGTCTCCATTATTGAAATCGCGAATGTGGATGGAGAAAAACAGTTTGAAGTGTTATCTACCAACGGTGATACTTTCTTAGGCGGTGAAGACTTTGACCAACGCATCATTGATTGGATCATTGCCGAGTTCAAGAAAGAACAGGGCGTTGATTTGAGCAAAGATGTCTTAGCTTTGCAGCGCTTAAAAGATGCTGCTGAGAAAGCGAAGATCGAGTTGTCTTCCTCTCAGCAAACCGAAATCAACCTGCCTTATGTAACGGCCGATGCAAGTGGTCCTAAGCATTTGAACTTGAAGTTGACCCGCTCTAAATTGGAGTCTCTGGTTGAAGAGTTAATTACTCGTACCATGGGCCCATGCCAAGTGGCAATGAAGGACGCAGGGGTTTCTGCAGCAGACATTGATGATGTCATCTTAGTCGGCGGCCAAACTCGGATGCCGAAGGTGCAAGAGCAAGTCAAAGCTATCTTTGGCAAGGAACCGCGTAAAGACGTGAACCCCGATGAGGCGGTCGCGGTTGGTGCTGCGATCCAAGGATCAGTATTGGCTGGTGATCGTAAGGATGTCTTGTTGCTTGATGTCACACCGTTATCTTTAGGTATTGAGACCTTGGGTGGCGTGATGACCAAGATGATCCCCAAAAATACGACGATTCCGACCAAGCATGCTCAAGTGTTTTCAACGGCTGAAGACAATCAGCCAGCGGTTACCATCAAGTGCTTCCAAGGTGAGCGCGAGATGGCTAGTGCGAATAAATTGCTTGGCGAGTTTAATTTGGAAGGTATTCCGCCATCACCCCGTGGCTTGCCACAAATTGAAGTGACCTTTGATATCGATGCCAACGGAATCTTGCACGTCACTGCTAAAGACAAAGCATCTGGCAAAGAGAATAAGATCACCATCAAGGCAAATTCAGGTCTTTCTGAGGATGAGATTCAGCGGATGGTGAAAGACGCCGAAGCCAATGCTGAGGAAGATCGTAAATTGCTTGAGCTGGTCACCGTCCGAAATACGGCTGATGCCTTAGCGCACTCGACAAAGAAAGCGCTCGATGAGCATGGCGCAAGTCTTGATGCCTCTGAAAAGAGTGCGATTGAAGCGGCATTGAAAGAGTTAGAAGAAGCCATCAAGGGAAGTGATAAAGCAGCGATTGAGTCTAAAACGGAAGCATTGGCAAAGGCCAGTCAGAAGCTTGGCGAGAAAGCCTATGCTGCCGAGCAAGCAAAGGCTAACCCAGGCGCTGCTAATCCAGCAGGTGAGGCGAAAGCCAATAATGATGCTGAAGTAGTCGACGCTGACTTTAAGGAAGTGGATGACAAGAAGTAA
- the recN gene encoding DNA repair protein RecN: protein MLQSLALRDFVIVDHLELDFGSGFSVLTGETGAGKSILLDALALALGERADTSQIREGCQRAEIAAIFQVEESLKEEIAAWLREADFPLEDDYRIVIKRSMDHSGRSKAYINGGAASLNQLRELGDRLVDIHGQHAHQLLLKTGAQRELLDRHANLQDQAAIVAQAYQSMNATAKQLQQAEAAGADLQREQERLQWQLDELNEIAPQAHEWGEIQTSHARLANAAKIIQGIELAIDSLSDSEHSIESQLHRVQHAIDDLVKHDPNLNEINESLRNAQIQIDEAIHGLNRYRQKMDLDPDRLAELEARMQVLHTAARKYKVNPEQLPELWISSQEKFAAFTAAQDIEALRQQFKAQESEFLKRAQELSKRRHQAAAELSQAVSDAMQRLAMAGGQLQVLVRTSEASRHGIDQIEFLIAAHSGSTPKPLAKVASGGELARISLAISVITSKASFTPTLIFDEVDSGIGGAVAQTVGELLKQLGRSHQILCVTHLAQVAGQGDHHFKVSKQELDGKTHSDVKSLGRQERIEEIARMLGGTTITDTTRRHARELLNQT, encoded by the coding sequence ATGCTTCAATCATTGGCATTGCGTGATTTTGTGATTGTGGATCACCTCGAACTTGATTTTGGCTCAGGTTTTAGTGTTTTAACTGGTGAGACTGGTGCAGGTAAATCGATTTTGCTCGATGCTCTCGCCCTCGCCCTGGGCGAGCGTGCCGATACCAGTCAAATCCGCGAGGGCTGCCAACGCGCCGAGATCGCTGCTATTTTTCAGGTCGAAGAGAGCCTAAAGGAGGAAATTGCCGCATGGCTGCGTGAGGCGGACTTCCCGCTTGAAGACGACTATCGGATTGTGATTAAACGCAGCATGGATCATTCGGGTCGTAGCAAAGCCTACATCAATGGTGGCGCGGCCTCATTAAATCAATTACGCGAACTGGGTGATCGTCTGGTGGATATTCATGGACAACACGCCCACCAACTCCTTCTCAAGACCGGTGCACAACGCGAGCTGCTCGATCGACACGCCAATCTTCAAGACCAAGCAGCAATTGTGGCGCAAGCATATCAATCCATGAATGCCACTGCCAAGCAATTACAGCAAGCCGAAGCAGCTGGCGCTGATTTGCAGCGTGAGCAAGAACGTCTCCAGTGGCAACTCGATGAACTCAATGAAATTGCACCACAAGCACATGAGTGGGGAGAAATCCAAACTTCGCATGCTCGACTGGCCAATGCCGCCAAGATTATTCAAGGGATTGAGCTTGCGATTGATAGTCTGAGTGATTCTGAGCATTCGATTGAATCACAACTGCATCGAGTACAGCATGCGATCGATGATTTAGTGAAGCATGATCCTAATTTGAACGAGATCAACGAAAGTCTTCGTAATGCTCAAATTCAGATTGACGAGGCGATTCATGGATTAAATCGATACCGACAAAAAATGGATTTGGATCCAGATCGCCTCGCAGAGCTCGAAGCCCGGATGCAGGTTCTCCATACTGCGGCCCGCAAATACAAAGTCAATCCCGAGCAATTGCCAGAACTCTGGATTAGCTCTCAGGAAAAATTCGCAGCGTTCACGGCAGCACAAGATATCGAGGCTTTGCGTCAACAATTTAAGGCTCAAGAGTCTGAATTTCTAAAACGTGCTCAAGAATTATCAAAGCGTCGTCATCAGGCAGCCGCTGAACTCAGCCAAGCCGTCAGCGATGCGATGCAGCGCCTCGCAATGGCAGGCGGTCAGCTGCAAGTCCTCGTTAGAACAAGCGAAGCCAGTCGTCATGGAATCGATCAAATTGAATTTCTGATCGCCGCGCACAGCGGCAGCACACCAAAGCCTTTGGCCAAGGTTGCTTCGGGGGGAGAGTTGGCGCGCATTAGCTTAGCCATTAGCGTCATTACCAGCAAGGCGAGCTTTACCCCAACCCTCATCTTTGATGAGGTGGATTCTGGCATTGGTGGAGCAGTGGCTCAAACGGTTGGCGAACTTTTGAAGCAACTGGGTCGGTCCCATCAAATCCTTTGTGTCACTCATCTAGCCCAAGTGGCCGGCCAAGGCGATCATCATTTCAAAGTTAGTAAACAAGAATTGGATGGCAAAACCCATTCCGATGTAAAGAGTTTAGGCCGACAAGAACGCATTGAAGAAATTGCTCGGATGCTAGGTGGCACAACCATTACTGACACCACGCGGCGACACGCGAGAGAACTGCTAAACCAGACCTAG